A stretch of the Bacillota bacterium genome encodes the following:
- a CDS encoding lipoate--protein ligase, translated as MPGSEWRLLDLGELPPVETQSVYHAVASCVGSGRSPDTLIICWPASPLVCIGYHQVASKEVAMDRCAERGYPVVRRMLGGGAVLLNSDQLFYQVIASGTNRSAPSTIDGLFRFFLQAPVETYRALGIPAVYRPINDIEVDGRKISGNGGGLIEGAKVITGNIIFDFPFDEMPQLLRVPDEKFRDKIRATLCDRMTTIQRELGRRPPLSEVKSMLIDQFVQVLGGALVPGSLTDLERERLVEITRTYSGAEWLNQRSPGGKGSECPAKKVKISARTSIVEAAHKAPGGLIRALIEVTDGILTDVFFSGDYFVSPLDGFDRLSSELVGTRLDAGALRAVVEEFFATSGVESPGVSAEDVVATVMAAAALR; from the coding sequence CCAGTCCGTCTACCACGCTGTTGCTTCCTGTGTCGGCTCAGGCCGCTCTCCTGACACCCTCATAATCTGCTGGCCAGCTTCCCCGCTTGTCTGTATCGGTTACCACCAGGTTGCGTCGAAAGAAGTAGCGATGGATCGGTGTGCTGAACGGGGCTACCCGGTGGTCAGGCGGATGCTGGGCGGAGGAGCAGTCCTCCTCAATTCCGACCAACTCTTCTACCAGGTGATAGCATCCGGGACCAATCGGTCCGCCCCGTCTACCATCGACGGCCTTTTCAGATTCTTCCTCCAGGCCCCCGTGGAGACCTACAGGGCACTTGGTATCCCTGCAGTCTACAGGCCCATAAACGACATTGAGGTGGACGGACGAAAGATCTCCGGAAACGGCGGAGGGTTGATCGAAGGAGCAAAGGTCATTACCGGCAACATCATTTTCGATTTCCCCTTCGATGAGATGCCCCAACTCTTGCGCGTCCCAGACGAGAAGTTCAGGGACAAGATTCGCGCCACTCTCTGCGACCGGATGACTACGATCCAGAGAGAACTGGGCCGTCGGCCACCGCTGTCGGAGGTCAAGAGCATGCTTATCGACCAGTTCGTGCAGGTGCTCGGGGGGGCCCTCGTCCCCGGATCCCTCACTGACCTCGAGCGCGAGCGGCTTGTCGAGATCACCCGAACATACTCCGGCGCAGAGTGGCTGAATCAGCGAAGTCCCGGCGGCAAGGGAAGCGAATGTCCTGCGAAGAAAGTGAAGATCAGTGCGCGGACCAGCATCGTCGAGGCGGCTCACAAAGCCCCAGGCGGTTTGATCCGGGCGCTCATCGAGGTAACCGATGGGATCCTAACCGATGTATTTTTCTCAGGAGACTACTTTGTCAGCCCTCTGGACGGATTCGACCGACTCTCCTCAGAGCTTGTCGGGACTCGTTTGGACGCTGGTGCACTGCGCGCCGTGGTAGAGGAGTTCTTCGCCACGAGTGGCGTGGAGTCACCCGGGGTATCCGCAGAGGACGTGGTCGCGACCGTCATGGCCGCGGCGGCGCTCAGGTGA
- a CDS encoding sigma-70 family RNA polymerase sigma factor, with translation MACQLDDEQLVELHLSGNPEAMELIYDRYFDKVYRLAFAKLGNPTDAEDVTSNVFLKLCRSLHSFRGESKFSTWIYTITNNAVTDCLRRRRPTVSLNADLATDDGDSMQRELEDESPGPENMTCEADFARYVFSLLDSLPPQQRAVVELRFVMERSYQEIADELGVELGTVKSRLNRAIAALKALCFRDEVKASAVR, from the coding sequence GTGGCATGCCAACTTGACGACGAACAACTGGTCGAACTCCACCTCTCTGGGAATCCGGAGGCAATGGAGCTTATTTACGACAGATATTTCGACAAAGTGTATCGTCTGGCCTTCGCGAAACTTGGAAATCCGACAGATGCCGAGGATGTCACTTCGAACGTGTTCCTGAAGCTCTGCCGGTCGCTCCACTCTTTTCGGGGGGAATCCAAGTTCTCGACCTGGATATACACGATCACGAACAACGCGGTCACAGACTGCCTCAGGAGGAGACGGCCCACCGTTTCGTTGAATGCGGACTTGGCGACAGACGACGGCGACTCGATGCAGCGCGAGCTCGAGGACGAGTCTCCGGGGCCCGAGAACATGACCTGCGAGGCGGACTTCGCCCGATACGTCTTCAGTCTGCTGGACTCTCTCCCCCCGCAACAGCGGGCAGTGGTAGAACTGAGGTTCGTCATGGAGCGCAGCTACCAGGAGATAGCCGATGAGCTCGGTGTGGAGTTGGGCACGGTGAAGTCGAGGTTGAACAGGGCTATCGCCGCCCTGAAGGCGCTTTGTTTTCGCGACGAGGTGAAAGCCAGTGCAGTGCGGTGA
- a CDS encoding GGDEF domain-containing protein, producing MLEAARRELEHERAVSAIAEYAFSRRSFSEMIEFTLGQLGNLRGSLHSAVVADGATSGETWNNDDTRLLRAAVRVLALALEGWFESRAREAAEIEKEAALGSFHDVAQYMPVGFQVFEEKSGGGLVLSLENDAGRRLSRRPGHGPDVRVGSAFHDVWPTMDRNIAARLQAVLGTGIPTKYEMVEMDGEFITRAVDFTVFAMPGRRLGVIFEDITDDKRAEQELIRKQERLSYISARDSLTGLYNRTYFDDALVRLGDPSNFPVSVMMIDVDMLKMVNDILGHDQGDALLRRVGAVLSGVFRANDIVARIGGDEFAVLLPKAGPDATLQVERRVRDAFRAASEDPSVPALSVSVGVATAVDEDEDLACVMRRADNAMYSEKTSRAQKVRAAMLASMNRAAGHLDGCARPRAAGHGEDTLP from the coding sequence GTGCTCGAGGCCGCCAGGCGAGAACTGGAGCACGAACGCGCGGTCAGCGCAATAGCGGAGTATGCGTTCTCGCGCAGGTCGTTCTCGGAGATGATCGAGTTCACCCTCGGCCAGCTGGGGAACCTCCGCGGTTCACTCCACTCGGCGGTTGTGGCGGATGGCGCGACTTCCGGCGAGACGTGGAACAACGATGATACACGACTCCTGCGAGCGGCCGTGCGCGTCCTTGCGCTCGCCCTCGAAGGGTGGTTCGAGTCCCGGGCTCGTGAGGCGGCGGAGATCGAGAAAGAGGCCGCGCTGGGAAGCTTCCATGACGTGGCCCAGTACATGCCCGTAGGGTTCCAGGTGTTCGAGGAGAAGAGCGGGGGAGGGTTGGTCCTAAGCCTTGAGAACGATGCTGGCAGGCGCCTTTCCCGGCGCCCGGGGCACGGTCCGGACGTGCGTGTGGGTTCGGCCTTCCACGATGTGTGGCCCACCATGGACCGGAACATCGCCGCGAGACTCCAAGCCGTCCTCGGCACGGGGATACCGACCAAGTACGAGATGGTGGAGATGGACGGTGAGTTCATCACCAGGGCAGTGGATTTCACCGTGTTCGCCATGCCCGGGCGCAGGCTGGGGGTGATCTTCGAGGACATCACCGATGACAAGCGTGCCGAACAGGAACTCATAAGGAAGCAGGAGCGACTGTCATACATCTCTGCCCGGGACTCCTTGACTGGCCTATACAACCGCACCTACTTCGATGACGCCCTGGTGAGGCTGGGCGACCCATCGAACTTCCCGGTAAGTGTGATGATGATAGATGTGGATATGCTGAAGATGGTCAACGACATTCTCGGGCACGATCAAGGAGATGCGCTGCTACGAAGGGTAGGCGCCGTGCTCTCCGGGGTCTTTCGTGCAAATGACATTGTCGCGCGGATCGGAGGGGACGAGTTCGCGGTCCTCCTGCCGAAAGCGGGGCCAGATGCCACTCTCCAGGTGGAACGGCGGGTGCGCGACGCGTTCCGCGCCGCATCGGAAGACCCGAGTGTACCCGCACTTTCCGTGTCGGTGGGCGTGGCGACTGCGGTCGACGAAGACGAGGACCTTGCGTGTGTGATGCGGCGGGCAGACAATGCAATGTACAGTGAAAAGACCTCAAGGGCACAGAAAGTGAGGGCGGCGATGCTCGCATCGATGAACAGGGCTGCCGGGCATCTAGACGGCTGTGCCCGCCCGAGGGCGGCCGGCCATGGAGAGGATACTCTGCCCTGA